The following is a genomic window from Candidatus Zixiibacteriota bacterium.
GCGGTCATTGAAGAAGTGCAGTACCTCTGGTTTGGTACCCGCTCTATCTTTACCGAAGCCATACTGGTGGCGGCCATGGTGGCGGTAGTGGCGTCGGTGATTCTGGTTACGCGGGCGCAACGCAAAGTGCCCGTGCAGTACCCCCGCAAAATTGTGGGCAGGAGAATCTACGGCGGTGCCACCACTCATCTGCCTCTCTCGGTGAACTCGGCCGGCGTCATCCCGATTATCTTCGCGCAGTCTATTATGTTCCTGCCGGCGACCGTTCAGCAGTTGTTCCCCAATACCGAATGGGTCGCCAATATAGTATCCGACTGGCTGCGCCCCGGTCAGTTATGGTATTCCCTTATTTATGGTTTGATTATTGTCTTTTTTGCTTATTTCTATACCGCCATTGTTTTCAATCCGATTGATATCGCCGACAATATGCGCAAGAACGGCGGCTTCATTCCGGGCATCCGTCCCGGCAAGAAAACCGCCGAACATATCGAGCGGATTCTGACCCGCATCACCCTTCCCGGCGCCATCTTTTTTGCCATCATTGCTATTATGCCCTGGGTACTCATCAGTTCCTTTGGCGTCAACTACTTCTTTGGAGGCACCGGACTGTTGATTGTTGTCGGTGTGGCGCTGGATACGCTGCAGCAGATAGAATCGCACCTCCTTATGCGCCACTACGAGGGATTTATGAAAAAAGGGAAAATTCGCGGGAGGTCGTACTGATGAATTTGGTCTTTCTGGGACCTCCCGGGTCAGGCAAAGGGACGCAGGCGAAACGAATCGCCGCCAAACTCGGGCTGCTTCATCTATCCACTGGCGATGTC
Proteins encoded in this region:
- the secY gene encoding preprotein translocase subunit SecY, with product MLSTFQSIFKIEELRKRIFFTFALLVVYRIGGHIPTPGVDGSLVAQALGSDTIFGLLDLFAGGAFRNATIFALGIMPYISASIMLQLLGAVVPYLQRLQKQGEEGKRKITQYTRYLTVLISLLQAFGTAQFLSTLDFNGQRIVHMPYGEFVIITMITFTCGTIFIMWLGEQITERGIGNGISLIIFIGIVARFPEAVIEEVQYLWFGTRSIFTEAILVAAMVAVVASVILVTRAQRKVPVQYPRKIVGRRIYGGATTHLPLSVNSAGVIPIIFAQSIMFLPATVQQLFPNTEWVANIVSDWLRPGQLWYSLIYGLIIVFFAYFYTAIVFNPIDIADNMRKNGGFIPGIRPGKKTAEHIERILTRITLPGAIFFAIIAIMPWVLISSFGVNYFFGGTGLLIVVGVALDTLQQIESHLLMRHYEGFMKKGKIRGRSY